One Nicotiana tomentosiformis chromosome 4, ASM39032v3, whole genome shotgun sequence genomic window carries:
- the LOC104099898 gene encoding uncharacterized protein, translating to MVVGSMVIPKYADPKTIYTPIDIQTDMLSDHGMNLTYIQAWRAKEKALEFLRGHPADSYSRLRSYLYILEKTYLGSVVKLQKTEDDCFLYAFVALSTSIKGWEHCRPVVVVDGTFLKSAYREIMLTASIMDAACSILTLAYTIVDSGNDALCRWFFEQFKHAYGEKPNMCVVSDRNESILKATSTVYISMPHYACMWHIWTNVRSKFKKGHLKLNELYFATTRSYTLDEFNERMSKIEEIDTRVKA from the exons ATGGTAGTTGGCAGCATGGTGATTCCAAAATATGCGGATCCTAAGACAATATACACACCAATAGACATACAAACTGACATGTTGTCGGATCATGGTATGAACTTAACATACATACAAGCTTGGAGAGCAAAGGAAAAGGCTTTGGAATTTTTGAGGGGCCATCCTGCTGATTCCTACAGCCGCTTGCGGAGTTATTTGTATATTCTGGAGAAGACTTATCTCGGGTCGGTAGTGAAATTGCAGAAGACTGAAGATGACTGTTTCTTGTATGCATTTGTTGCACTTAGTACGTCCATCAAGGGTTGGGAGCATTGTAGGCCAGTTGTAGTAGTTGATGGCACCTTCTTGAAGTCGGCATATAGGGAAATCATGCTAACAGCCAGCATAATGGATGCAGCAT GTAGCATATTAACACTAGCATACACCATTGTTGATTCAGGAAATGATGCATTATGTAGGTGGTTTTTTGAGCAATTCAAACATGCATATGGTGAAAAACCAAATATGTGTGTTGTTTCAGACCGGAATGAGAGTATCTTAAAGGCAACATCTACTGTTTATATCAGCATGCCACATTATGCTTGCATGTGGCATATTTGGACAAATGTAAGGTCAAAGTTCAAGAAGGGTCATCTAAAGTTAAATGAATTGTACTTTGCCACGACACGATCATACACGCTTGATGAATTTAATGAAAGAATGTCAAAGATTGAAGAGATCGACACACGTGTTAAAGCATAG
- the LOC104099899 gene encoding uncharacterized protein, with amino-acid sequence MTSNITESLNPVTKDARELTVVELLEYIRTLLERWTNEKLLNAKGTFTYLGKKYNKELEDNRTLSQKMRVRASTYYIHTVIDGVKCFIICLQNKRCSCGQFQLDELPCAHALATLRHMNESYENYCSPYYTRESLLQTYEIPVDPLPDESKWNVPQHIAEEVVKPPTGKRQPGRP; translated from the exons ATGACATCAAACATTACAGAGTCATTGAATCCAGTAACCAAAGATGCAAGAGAGCTGACCGTAGTAGAACTATTAGAGTACATAAGAACTCTTCTTGAACGTTGGACTAATGAAAAATTATTGAATGCAAAGGGTACGTTCACATACCTTGggaaaaaatacaacaaagagtTGGAGGACAACAGGACATTATCGCAAAAGATGAGA GTGAGGGCTTCAACATATTATATTCATACTGTGATAGATGGTGTGAAGTGCTTCATTATTTGCCTTCAAAATAAGAGATGTAGTTGTGGACAATTCCAGCTTGATGAACTTCCTTGTGCACATGCTTTGGCGACTTTGAGGCACATGAACGAGTCTTATGAAAACTATTGTTCTCCTTATTACACGAGGGAGAGCCTTTTGCAAACTTATGAAATACCAGTAGACCCGCTGCCTGACGAAAGCAAATGGAATGTGCCACAACATATAGCTGAAGAAGTTGTAAAGCCACCTACTGGGAAAAGGCAGCCAGGGAGACCTTAA